From the genome of Monomorium pharaonis isolate MP-MQ-018 chromosome 1, ASM1337386v2, whole genome shotgun sequence:
ataattaaactgTTTACAATAAAGTGAAATATTGAGAAAGGAATCTGTAACTTTACCTAAAAATTCTTGCAGCTTTGGAATCAAATCTTTCTGTCACAATATGCTCCAAAGTTGTCCATGTTAACTGTTTAAATGCGTTCttcatattaacaatatactGCCCTCCACCAGAATCTCCAACGCGTTTAATGAATTGTGTACTATCTTCTTCTAGAAGCCGTAAGTATTGATCAAGATAATGCTCGAGCTCTTCATAATCCAACTTTTTCACTTGTTCTTTTATTTCCGTGTATGGAATTGGATTTGATGTAGTTGCCCAAGATGCAGTCCGCAAGTACATCAAATTGATCATGTGTTTCATTAATTCTCCAGCATTTTTGTCAAATCTTTGAGTTATAGCTGATATAACAATTTGATCCCTGAATCacacgttaatattttaaaatattaataaatatatactcaaaaattgttagattaaatttattacctaAGATCTTGAGTAAACCTGTCAAAATTGACTTTCCAATGTATTGTATTATCCGAAAGTTCAGTCTTTTGTCCTTGCAGTTTATTGGAAATGGCTATCAAATCAAGATCTGGTAAGGTATAATCGGGCTTTGCTATATTTCCTGTTGCTGTCGTATCGAAAGATAAACAGcgcattaaaaattgatttttcacCAATAACTCAAATACATCTTTTAGATTTGGGATAGAAGGTGATTCAGCAGCtgaaaaaacatttagataattaatacaaCAAATCCTACAGTTCATTACATGTGAGAATggaatattagaaaataatttttaaagaaaatagaagctgagtaaaaatttataattttgtgtcGTACACCTAGAAGGGGTCTGTTCGATTCGtttgtatgtttttattattacttcagATGCTGTGATGTATCCATGCTTTAACACTTCTTCCATCATGATTTCACCTTCATCTCCACAGtgagtttttgcaaaaagtatatatctgtaataaataatttttatgatataagtgatataagatattatataccatgacataattaaaattcttattccACTGTTTAACAGTACCTTGGATAACGAAGAATCATAATAATTTGGTTTTGGTCAATGGTATACTCAGTTTCACCCTCATTTTGTTGATAAGTGACAAAACCATATTTTATAAGGACAGATAGCCCTTCTTTTatctaaatagaaaaataaataatgtttgcaaaagaaaaataagtaaacATATACTTCATACTATAACATAAGGTAGAATTtataatctaattatatattcaagatcttaaatgtaaaatgaaatttacaaCAACCTTACATAAAtggaattttataagaattttataggAATATCAAATTTCTCAAGCATCAATATTATTGTGTGGTAAGGATACTTGTACTTAAATCAAAAGGTTCAGATCAATATCTTATATCAAACCAtattaactatatatgaaCACACggcattttcaatatttattagtcTGATAGTATTATTGactgcataattttttattatgaattcttaaatctattcttatatttaactcTGTAAAGCtatcaaatatcaaaatcaatataaCAGTTACTGATGCTGACTCCAAGATCTATTTATGTTGAtcaaaatcattaattaattttaaaaaaatcaaaactataaaacttatataaaaataaatcctaagttcattttaatattttaactataataaCTGAAGATTTATAATCAAGTAGATGCATTATCAGCTCAGAGAGGTTGTAAGAcagtcttaaaatattatgaagtCATAGAATCATATCAACATTTTAATATGACATtagttaaaagaattttaaataagaatagatttttatgaatatatccactctctatttttattattaataaatgatatatgCAGTTGTATCATTGTTTACCTTTGACCCCTGTAAACGCGTTCCAAAACATATTGAGCCAAATGTTTTCGTTCCATATAATAAACTATTGCCAATGGTTTGTACGATAGAGCCAAAGAATTCTTCCAACAGCAATGAGCACAGTTTGTTACGAGAATCcttcatatttttaagaatcaaTCCCTTCGTGCAACATCACACCACGTGCTATTTACAACTTTCATTCAACTTTGTCGACCAAAAATCGATTGAGGTAACCTCGAATAACTGGATGCTCTCGAATGACTGGAGTATTACTAGATAGGGACCTAGAAACTTTTAGCTACAGCCCAGGTTCTGCACTTTCACTGGCTTCCTACGTCAGTGCACTTGCAAAGTAAAATGGATCTCTCTGTTTTGTTTATGCCAAACAGCCAAACGACAGAGGATGAAGGTAATGGGCTGAAAAGAACTCAAAACGTAGAAACGGAAATAAAGCAAGCCGAATTAATGCAGTTGTttcataaaatgataaaaattcctGAGCTGACAAAAAATGCAGTCGTTCAGTGAACATGCAATGCATGCAATGCGCAGACTGTCAAGTCACGTGTTGGACAATGAATTTTCTACCACTGGAGATTGGATCAGGAATTTTATCCAGgttaatatagaatttaatacagaatttaatataaaatatgtaacactAAATACATATTCCTATTCTTTACAAGATATTTCTACTCATCTTTACGTTCATGCCTTAGTCTTGACAGCAGCAGACTTGGCAGCGAATCATGCCAACTGGTTAACACTGTACTTTGAATTGTTAAGTAGAAAACAAGTACAAATGATAATAGCACTAGCATTGTTCACCGGTGATGGGAAAGTTCAGCAGAAAATCTTGCAGCTAGTGTTTTGCAGCTTGATTGGATTTCCACAAGAATGGTAAGCGATTCACATGTGATGAAACATTTAtccaaatttaatatgtaacacttgtacaaaattatatagaatttctgttttaattaGTGTTTCTGGAGTGGAACTTTGCATGAAAGAACTAGAGCGATTAATACTAGTTCAGAGTATGAACAACAATATTCTGTTGTGAATCTCGAATAAAGCCTCCTAGAATTATACCAGGAAAGAATTAGCgcccttattttttattgcgtaAGAAGAACGCCTGGATGCGTCCTTGGCCAAATTGAAGTCAACTTTTGAATTGCAACAGATTAGTGATGCTCCAATGTCTGCATTGatgaaattaaatgaatataaggtgcaaaatttatacatatattttttacatttatagcGTGGATTGATATTATACAGctattatatctatttatattttgtaattttaatttctttaaagttAGCAGCAATGAGATGTTCTGAAAGGACGACGCAAGCAAGTTTAAAACCAGCagataataatactaataatttgCAACATAGATTTGCGCAAGTAATAGCTAAGTCTTGTAGATTACACCAATTATCATTTGATATTCAACAGTGTTCGAAAGGGATAAAATCTGAAATAACTATATTAACAGAAAAGCTTAGTGAGACAGATCAAACTAGAAAAGCGCTTATAGAGAAACAAGTTAgtatttagtatttattataaattttttagatatatatatttaataaatgtttttacaagCTTAGAGTAActattgcattttttgttttgtttctaGGAAATCgaatctttgaaaaaaattgtaatagaGAAGTCAACAAATTtggaaaatgtaaataaagtcTAACAATGTATGAAAGAAtcagaaaatagtaataataaaaatgatgtgTTAAGCAAAAAAGTTCAagaattagataataaatgtttaatttttcaaagccAAAGCTACAGAAATGgctgataaaaattatgaatcaAGTAAACTTTTGCAAAAAGCGCAAGATTCTGTTAGCAAAAAAGAACAGATACAGTAATTCTTCACACATTGGACctaaaaagtgttttaaacaaattttattatattttatatgttgtagatgttagagaaaaataatgcagAGCTGGGAACTAGTCAAAGTGATATATCTGcacttaagtaaaaaaatcacaattgaCATATGCTACAGACATATGACTAAACCATATCGAAGAAAGATAAGAGTATTCAAAGAATAAAAGGAGAATTGTCAGAGTTGAGTTGCATGCGGGATATGATTTAAGCTTACTACTAAAAACAAAGACGacataaattcaaattagTGACTATTAATAATCTCAGTTGTTTGAGCCGACAGTTAAGAAATATACAGTAAGGTCTTGCAACAGTTCTAATGtaatttctgtttatttatatcatatatacacgtatatacacatacattttttaataaaaattatgaaattacatCTTTTATGTCTTTCACCTGCATGCATCTCTATAcaatgtattatgtatttatgtactttttaactttccaattattaaaaataaatcaaaatttaagttaattcttatattatagaaaCGGGCTTAAAACatccaaaaaataaataaggaagaaaatttttcgatattgCGTAATTGTTATATCACTTTATGACTTTGTGACTtgaaacattacattttttttacattttttaaattgttttttatggcAACAGTGTTCATTGTATTCGCAGAACTATTTTGTTATAACGTTAAATTTCagcgaaataattaaatcttgagaaaataatttttttatacgtatttgTCGAGACGCGGTCAGTACGCGCCTTAACGCAATTAAACGAGATCTTCTCGAACTCGATTGGGAGATCGATTGGTACATAACCGCCACTTGAACCGTGCGGCACCGTGGCAGCAACACTTCCGGCGGAACAGCATTGTCGCGGATGATCACGTGATCGTAGGTCGACTTCTTCGTTTGTGGCCACGAGGTTTTGTAGTGAAAATTAAGTTTACCGGGTGGAAAAGGCCCCCTATTTTTGTAGTTATACAAAAATGCCCTCCAGCAACCCGTTGCCACCCAAAGAAAATGCCCTGTTCAAGCGGATCTTGGTGAGTAACGGCCGATCAAAATTACTTGTTTTGGACCCCACTCTCTCCGGCGAGCCAGGGTGCACTCGCTCCTCGCCGTGCTCTAATGATAAAGCATTCCTCCAAGGAGGGAAAAAACCGGGAAATGGTCACTGGCGACCGCGAGGCGCGTTTGTCCGCTGGGCGTCACGGGCGAGGAGCCGTCTCACCCGGCGACACTCCGTGACGATCAGCATCGTCGATCCCGCACGAATACGAGGATAGAACTTCCACCAAGGCTCCCCCCCTTGTACCTAACCCCTACAATGCATACTCATGGTATGTCCCGTGTATGCTCCTCTTTTGCAGAGATGCTATGAACacaaacaatacaaaaatgGGCTGAAGTTCGCGAAACAGATCCTGTCAAATCCCAAGTTCAGCGAGCACGGGGAGACCTTGGCGATGAAGGGTCTCACGCTGA
Proteins encoded in this window:
- the LOC105833717 gene encoding DNA-directed RNA polymerase III subunit RPC3 — translated: MKDSRNKLCSLLLEEFFGSIVQTIGNSLLYGTKTFGSICFGTRLQGSKIKEGLSVLIKYGFVTYQQNEGETEYTIDQNQIIMILRYPRYILFAKTHCGDEGEIMMEEVLKHGYITASEVIIKTYKRIEQTPSRSAESPSIPNLKDVFELLVKNQFLMRCLSFDTTATGNIAKPDYTLPDLDLIAISNKLQGQKTELSDNTIHWKVNFDRFTQDLRDQIVISAITQRFDKNAGELMKHMINLMYLRTASWATTSNPIPYTEIKEQVKKLDYEELEHYLDQYLRLLEEDSTQFIKRVGDSGGGQYIVNMKNAFKQLTWTTLEHIVTERFDSKAARIFRLVHNEIDVNLEQIQSLALIPAKDANFLTHILSQENYLQIQEMKRSGTSSVQTKTPCRFCIDLNKIVEMETEHCYQALYNIITRREYESNNNKRLIEKQLRVQILSTNLREHGATEQQLADIAEMMTPSETEQLERAQNAIKKLTAAELQIDETLFIFSMYFRYH
- the LOC118645792 gene encoding uncharacterized protein LOC118645792, whose product is MSALMKLNEYKLAAMRCSERTTQASLKPADNNTNNLQHRFAQVIAKSCRLHQLSFDIQQCSKGIKSEITILTEKLSETDQTRKALIEKQEIESLKKIVIEKSTNLENMLEKNNAELGTSQSDISALK